Genomic window (Nitrospirota bacterium):
GGCTATCGGCGAGTTCATAGGGGCTTTTACGATCCTTGACCAGCAGGATGGAACATGGGAGAAAGCAGGAAGGCTTTCATTTCAGATGAAGAAAAAAGGGATCACTGTTCATCTCGTGGACTGCTACATCGCCGTGATTGCCGATGAGAACCGATGCAGACTCTTCACTCTTGATAAACATTTTAAAGAGATAAAACGTTTTTTAAAGATTGAACTGGCTGTGTGAGTATAATTCTGATTGCGGGAAGCCATCATCTGCTTGACTCTCTTTTTTCCTTAACGCTATACTTTAACTACCCTGGGGGAGGCAACAGCCTGAGAGTTCTTCCGACTTACCGGAAGGAGACCCCTTGAACCTGAACCGGTTAATCCCGGCGGAGGAAAGGGAGGAAGAATCATTCACCGTATTCCTTTCTGGGATACGGTTTTTTATTTTTACGACAATGAATAAGAAAATTAACACAGACCCTGCACACATCCGCGAGATACTTGCAAAGTCTCTCGGTCTTCAAGTCCTTGACATGTCTGAGGTATCAAGCCTTCTTGCGCTTGAGGACAATGGGCTATGGGATGAGATATTTGAGGCTGCCGGTAAGGTGAAGGAGAAGGTCTACGGCAAGAGGATCGTTCTCTTTGCGCCGCTATATCTATCAAACGAATGCGTGAATGACTGCCTCTATTGCGGATTCAGAACAGGGAATAAAGATGCCGTAAGAAAGACGCTTACGGTTGATGAGGCGGTGGAAGAATCGAAACTGCTTTCCGGCAGGGGCTACAAGAGGCTGCTTCTTGTTACGAGCGAGCACACAAAGGTTGCCGGGATAGATTATCTGGAGAAGGTCATCCATTCCATTTATGATAAGACCGACATACGCATACTTCACGCGAACACTGCGCCGATGAGCGTGGAAGATTTCAGAAGGCTGAAATCTGCTGGCATCGGCGTGTATCAGTGTTTTCAGGAGACATATCACATCCCGACTTACAGGCACATGCATCCGACCGGAGCTAAATCAGATTACGCCTGGAGGCTCGGCGTAATGGACAGGGCGATAGAGGCGGGATTTGAGGATGTGGGCATGGGCGTTCTGCTTGGGCTTTATGATTGGCGATGGGAGGTTGCGGCATTGATCTCGCACAGCAGGAGATTGATAAATAAATACGGCTTTGGGCCGCACACGCTTTCAGTACCGAGGCTTCAGCCTGCTGAAGGTTCTGAGGTTGAGCTTAAGAGATATCGCGTATCTGACCATGACCTGAAGAAGATAGTTGCCATATACAGGCTGGCGCTGCCTTATGTCGGAGTTGTCATATCTACAAGGGAACAGCCGGAGATAAGGGATGCGCTTTTGTCTATCGGCGCGTCGCAGATATCAGCAGGTTCCAGAACCAGCCCGTCAGGCTATCTGCATGACGGCGACACAGAACAATTTGAGATAGGAGATGCCAGGAGCCTTGAAGAAGTTATCGAAAAGATAGTCAGCCTCGGGCTTGTGCCGAGCCTTTGCACAGCCTGTTACAGGGAAGGCAGAAGCGGCGGAAGGTTCAGAGAGCTTGCGGAAAAAGAGGGCATGAAGAATTTCTGTCACGAGAATGCGCTTTTGAGCCTCAAGGAATATCTCGAAGACTGCGCGTCAGGCGAAGTGAAAGATAAATTAGCAAAGATGCTTGATGAAGAGATCGCAAAAAGCTCAAATGGGTTTGCTGAGAAGATCAAGCTTATTGAACAAGGCAAGAGAGATGTGCATATATAAATAGGCATCGCCCTTCGACAAGCTCAGGGTGACAATCATGTCATGGTGAGCCTGTCGAACCATAGATTCTGGACAAGCCAGAATGACGAATAGAAGGGATATATATGAAACTCAAAATAAATGGAATAGAATCAGAAGTAGATGAGAGCATCACGATATTCTGCCTTCTTGAAAACCTGAATATCGAACCTGAGAGGGTTGCGGTTGAGATTAATTTGAAGATCATAAAAAGGTGCAACTTCAATGATCATTATCTGAAAGAAGGGGATGCGGTAGAGATAGTTAACTTTGTCGGAGGAGGATAGATATGGAAGATAAACTGGTTATCAAAGGCATTGAATTCAAATCCCGTCTCTGGGTTGGAACAGGAAAGTACAAGGACTTTCAGCAGACCAAAGATGCGATCGAGGCATCGGGCGCTGATGTTGTGACCGTTGCCGTGAGACGCACAAATATCTTTGACAGCAAGTCTGAGAACCTTCTCGATTACATAGACCCGAAGAAGTACAAGATACTTCCCAACACCGCCGGGTGCTTCACGCTTGAGGATGCGCTCAGGTACGCAAGGCTCGCAAGGGAGACGGGCGTATCTGACCTGATAAAGATCGAGGTCATAGGCGATGAGAAGACGCTCTTTCCTGATGCCTGCGCAACTTTAAAGGCCACGGAGATTTTGGCGAAAGAGGGATTCATCGTCCTCCCTTATATAAATGATGACCCGGTCATGGCGCTCAGGCTTGTTGATGCTGGCGCTGCCGCTGTCATGCCTCTTGCAGCTCCGATAGGATCAGGGCTCGGGATAAGAAATCCTTACAACTTAAAGATAATACTTGAGCAGGCAAAGGTGCCTATTATTGTAGATGCCGGAGTCGGTAGCGCAGCGGATGTGGCGATCGCCATGGAACTTGGAAGTGACGCCGTGCTTCTTAACACAGCTATTGCAGGGGCAAAGGATCCTGTAATGATGGCAACCGCGATGAAGCATGGCGTGATTGCCGGACGCCTTTCATATAAGGCAGGAAGGATAGAGAAGAAATTATACGCGACTGCGAGCAGCCCGATAACCGGGATGCTGTAAGGATAGTGGTTAAGCTAACAATGTTTGTCATTCCGGCTTGTCCGAAATCCATCTTTAATTTATAAAGGGAAGATTCCGGACAAGCCGGAATGACAGAAGAAAGAATAAATGATTAATTTTAAGCTCTATTTAATTACCGACAGAAAGCTGATAGCTGACCGCTGTTCGCTGACTGCTGCCGTCAGGCAAGCTCTGCTCGGCGGGGTGAAGGCTGTACAGCTTAGAGAGAAGGATCTTGAGACAAGAGAGTTATTAAAGCTGGCTTACAAGATGAGAGAACTGACTGCAAAGTATGATGCGAAGCTCTTCATTAATGACAGGCTTGATATCGCGCTTGCGGTCGGAGCAGACGGAGTTCATCTTACACAGAAGAGCATCCCGGCTGATGCGGTGAGAAAGGCTGTAAAGAATAAGTTGTTGATAGGAGTTTCAACACATTCTATGAAAGAGGCGAAAGAGGCGGAAAAGGGCGGGGCTGATTTCATCACATTCGGGCCGGTCTACAAAACGCCTTCAAAATTAAAGTATGGCAAACCACTCGGCATTGATGTATTAAAAAATGTCAGCAGAAAAATAAATATACCTGTCTTCGCGCTTGGCGGCGTGAAGGCTGAGAATATAGATGAGGTCAAGAAGTCCGGCGCATTCGGTGCGGCAATGATATCAGAGATATTATGCGCTGTTGACATAAAAGAAAAAACAAGGGAACTAATAAATATTTTAGGAGAATAAAATGGCTGATATAAAAGAGACAAGGATAGACCTCGCAAAAAAGGGCATCATCACCGACGAGATGAGGGCGGTTGCGCTTGATGAACAGATGAGCGCTGAACAGCTTTCGCAGGATATTGCCAACGGCCTGACAGTTATCTCAAGGAATATACTTCACAACATAAAACCGCTCGGTATCGGGAAGGGGCTTCGCACAAAGGTGAATGCCAATATCGGAACATCAAAGGACAGCATTTGTCTTGAGACCGAGATGCAGAAGCTCGATGTTCTTGTGAAGTACGGCGCGGATGCTGTGATGGATCTTTCTACAGGAGGGCCTATAAAGGAGATCAGGAACCTGCTTATGAAGAGGTCGCCTATTTCAGTCGGGACGGTTCCGATATATGAGGCGATAGTCAGGACGGTTGAGAGGGAAGGCGCTATAGCCAAGATGTCTGCTGAGATGCTTTTTCAGACGATAGAGGAGCATGCAAAAGAGGGTGTGGACTTTGTCACTGTTCACTGCGGATTCACAAGAAGGACAATCCAGACGCTGCGTGACGAGGGCAGGATACTCGATATCGTCAGCCGCGGCGGCTCCTTCCTTGTTGAATGGATGATCTACAATGACAGGGAGAACCCGCTATATGAAGAGTATGACAGGCTCCTTGAGATGGCGAGAAAATATGATCTCACATTGAGCCTCGGCGACAGCGCGCGGCCGGGATGCCTCTCAGACGCGACAGACAGGACGCAGATCGATGAACTGCTTACGCTCGGCGAATTGCGGGATAGGGCTGTTGATGCAGGCGTGCAGGTAATAATAGAAGGCCCCGGGCATGTCCCGATAAATCAGGTTGAGTTGAATATCCGCATGCAGAAGGAGATATGCAAGGGCGCGCCATTCTATGTGCTTGGCCCGCT
Coding sequences:
- the thiE gene encoding thiamine phosphate synthase, which translates into the protein MINFKLYLITDRKLIADRCSLTAAVRQALLGGVKAVQLREKDLETRELLKLAYKMRELTAKYDAKLFINDRLDIALAVGADGVHLTQKSIPADAVRKAVKNKLLIGVSTHSMKEAKEAEKGGADFITFGPVYKTPSKLKYGKPLGIDVLKNVSRKINIPVFALGGVKAENIDEVKKSGAFGAAMISEILCAVDIKEKTRELINILGE
- the hydG gene encoding [FeFe] hydrogenase H-cluster radical SAM maturase HydG, which produces MNKKINTDPAHIREILAKSLGLQVLDMSEVSSLLALEDNGLWDEIFEAAGKVKEKVYGKRIVLFAPLYLSNECVNDCLYCGFRTGNKDAVRKTLTVDEAVEESKLLSGRGYKRLLLVTSEHTKVAGIDYLEKVIHSIYDKTDIRILHANTAPMSVEDFRRLKSAGIGVYQCFQETYHIPTYRHMHPTGAKSDYAWRLGVMDRAIEAGFEDVGMGVLLGLYDWRWEVAALISHSRRLINKYGFGPHTLSVPRLQPAEGSEVELKRYRVSDHDLKKIVAIYRLALPYVGVVISTREQPEIRDALLSIGASQISAGSRTSPSGYLHDGDTEQFEIGDARSLEEVIEKIVSLGLVPSLCTACYREGRSGGRFRELAEKEGMKNFCHENALLSLKEYLEDCASGEVKDKLAKMLDEEIAKSSNGFAEKIKLIEQGKRDVHI
- a CDS encoding thiazole synthase; this translates as MEDKLVIKGIEFKSRLWVGTGKYKDFQQTKDAIEASGADVVTVAVRRTNIFDSKSENLLDYIDPKKYKILPNTAGCFTLEDALRYARLARETGVSDLIKIEVIGDEKTLFPDACATLKATEILAKEGFIVLPYINDDPVMALRLVDAGAAAVMPLAAPIGSGLGIRNPYNLKIILEQAKVPIIVDAGVGSAADVAIAMELGSDAVLLNTAIAGAKDPVMMATAMKHGVIAGRLSYKAGRIEKKLYATASSPITGML
- the thiC gene encoding phosphomethylpyrimidine synthase ThiC — protein: MKETRIDLAKKGIITDEMRAVALDEQMSAEQLSQDIANGLTVISRNILHNIKPLGIGKGLRTKVNANIGTSKDSICLETEMQKLDVLVKYGADAVMDLSTGGPIKEIRNLLMKRSPISVGTVPIYEAIVRTVEREGAIAKMSAEMLFQTIEEHAKEGVDFVTVHCGFTRRTIQTLRDEGRILDIVSRGGSFLVEWMIYNDRENPLYEEYDRLLEMARKYDLTLSLGDSARPGCLSDATDRTQIDELLTLGELRDRAVDAGVQVIIEGPGHVPINQVELNIRMQKEICKGAPFYVLGPLVTDIAMGYDHIAAAIGGAIGGAAGADFLCYVTPSEHIRLPDLDDVKEGVIALKIAAHAADIAKGVKGAIEMDNEMARRRKALDWNGQIALSFDPEGVRKKRDLVPPTESEVCSMCGEFCAIKTVEAALKKK
- a CDS encoding PIN domain-containing protein, yielding AIGEFIGAFTILDQQDGTWEKAGRLSFQMKKKGITVHLVDCYIAVIADENRCRLFTLDKHFKEIKRFLKIELAV
- the thiS gene encoding sulfur carrier protein ThiS, whose product is MKLKINGIESEVDESITIFCLLENLNIEPERVAVEINLKIIKRCNFNDHYLKEGDAVEIVNFVGGG